AAGTTGGCGCCGCCGCGCTGCGGCAGCTTGCGGCCGACGAGGTCCATCGCCTGGATGTGGTTGGTGCCCTCGTAGATCGAGAAGATCTTCGAGTCGCGCAAGTACTGCTCCACCGGGTGATCGCGCAGATAGCCGGCGCCGCCGAACACCTGGATCGCGGTTTCGCACACGCGGAACGCCTGATCCGACGAGTACGCCTTGACGATCGGCACGAGCAGGTCGACCTGTCCCTTGTGGTAGGCGGCCTGTTCGTCGTCCTTGCCGGCGAGCAGCCGCTCCCGATCGGTGTGCGCGCACAGCTTGAGGATCAGCGCGCGAATCCCCTCGACCCGCGCCTTCATGTCGATCAGCATCCGGCGCACGTCCGGGTGCTGGATGATCGGCACCTTCGGTGCGGTCGGGTCCTTCCACTTGGACACGTGCGGGCCCTGCTTGCGCTCCTTGGCGTAGTCGAGCGCCGCCAGGTACGCGGCGGACGCCACGGCCATGCCCTGGACGCCGACGCCGATCCGCGCGAAGTTCATCATGCGGAACATCTGGCTCATGCCGCGGCATTCCTCGGTGCCGACCAGCTCGCCCACGCAGTTGCCGTTTTCGCCGAAGTTGAGCACGCAGGTGGCCGAGCCGTTGATGCCCATCTTGTGCTCGATGCCGCCGACCGTGACGTCGTTGCTGCCACCGGTGAGCTTGTCGCGCGGAACGATGAACAGGCTCAATCCCTTCGTCCCGGGAGGCGCCCCTTCCGTGCGGGCGAGCACCATGTGGATGATGTTCTCGGTCAGGTCGTGGTCGCCCGCCGAGATGAAGATCTTGGTGCCCTCGATCTTGTACGTGCCGTCGGGCTGCTTGATCGCCTTGGTGGTCGCCGCACCGACGTCCGATCCGGCGTGCGGCTCGGTGAGGCACATCGTGCCGGCCCACTTGCCCGAGAACATGTTGTGCACGTAACGACCGACCTGCTCCGGCGTACCGAACGCCGCGATCAGCTCCGCCGCGCCGACGGTCAACCCCGGATACATGGCGAACGCGACGTTGGCGCCCGCGAGGAACTCCTCGGTCGCGATGCCGACCGAAAACGGCGCGCCCGCGCCGCCGTGCTCCTCCGGGGCGCTCACGTTGCGATAGCCGGCCTCGTACAACGCATCCCACGCCTCCTTGAACCCCGGCGGCGTGATGACCTTGCCGTCCACCAACCGGCATCCGACCTCGTCGCCGACGCGGTTGGTCGGCCCGATCTTGTCGCACGCGAACTGGTAGACCTCGTCGATGATCATGTCGACCGCCTCGACGTCCCACTCCTCGAACGGCGGCTGCCCGAGCAGTTCGTCGAGGTGAAACTGTTCGTACAGGCGAAAGCGGATCTCGCGCAGGTCGGCGCGGTACTGGTTGACGGCCTTGGCCACGGGACTCCTCCTGACAAAAGGCTGTGGGCGGCTGAATGAATGCCCATTCAGTTTTGCCATGCGTGGCGCAACGCGTCAAGGCACCGCGTGGTACCGTCGCTGCGATGGCGGACAATGCGTTGATTTCCCTGCAAGACAAGGTGGTCGTGGTCACCGGCGGCAGCCGCGGTATCGGCGCGGCGATCGCCCGCGCGTGCGCGGCCGCCGGCGCGCGGGTCGTGGTGGCGTCGCGCAAGCAGGAGGGCGTCGACGCGGTCGCCGCGGACATCCGCGCCGCGGGCGGCGACGCGCTCGCGGTGGCGGCGCACACCGGCCACGCCGACCAGGTCGACGCGCTGTTTGCGCGCGCGGTCGACGCGTTCGGCCGGGTGGACGGGCTGGTCAACAACGCCGCGACCAACCCGTACTTCGGTCCGATGCTCGGCATCTCCGAGCCCGCGTGGGACAAGACGTTCGAGGTCAACGTCAAGGGCTACTTCTATGCCGCGCGCGCGTTCGTGGCCCACGCGCGGAAGCGCGGCGGCGGCGGCGCCATCGTCAACGTCGCCAGCGTCGCGGGCCGCGGCGCGGCCGCCGCACAGGGTGTATATGCAATGACGAAGGCCGCCGTCATCTCGATGACGCAGACGCTCGCGGTCGAACTCGGCTCCTCCGGCATCCGGGTCAACGCGCTCGCGCCGGGACTGATCGACACAAAATTTGCGTCGGCGCTGGTCCACAACCCGGCGATCGGCGGCGCGATCGCGAAGCAGACGCCGCTGGGGCGCATCGGCCGCCCGGAAGACATCGCCGGCGGCGCGGTCTATTTGCTGTCGGACGCGGCGGCGTTCGTCACGGGCGAGGTGCTCGTCATCGACGGCGGCCTCACGGTCGGCGCGATTCACGTCGGCGCGTGACGCGCGCGGGACCGCGCCGCGGCCCGCCGGCCGGCGGCGGCGAACGCCCTGCCGCGCGCAGGCCGTACTCGCCCTGCGCGACGCGCGTCGTCGCCGCGCGCCAGGCCTTACTCGCCCCGTGCGACGCGCGTCGTCGCCGCGCGGCGAATGAACGGCGCCACCTGGCGGGCCGCGAGCTGATCGAGGACCGCGGCCACGCAGTCGCGCCGCGCGGCGGCGATCGCCGCCGGCGTGTAGGCCGCGCTCACGCGTCCGGTGCCGGTCGCCGACGCCGCCTCCCCGGGGCGCAGCCGCTCGGCCGCGTCGGCGCCGCGCCACACGTTGACCTGCATGCCCACGGTACAGCGCACGTCGGCCCGCCCGCCGCGGCGGGTGACCGCGACGTCGCGCACGCTCGCGTTGACGAAGAACGCCGCGGTTCCCGCGCGGCGCAGCGCGCGCTCGGTCGGCCACCCGTCACGCTGGGTCGCCTGACCGAAGTCGGGCGCCGCCTGGCGCAGCGCGCGGCGCACCGCGACCTGCACGTCGGCCGCCGCGACGCCGGGGGCGCGCGAGGTCGGCGCGCCGATCGCGACGAAGACGCTCGGCAGCGCGCCGTCGGGCGACCGCAAGGCGCGCACCCGCTTGTACGACGCGAGCGCCTTGCGCCGCACGCGCACGTCGGCGTCGGACCGCGCCGCGGCGGCCAGCGCATCGATCGCCGCGTCGCGCTCGCGCGCGGCGACCGACTCGTCGATCAGCCGGCCGAGCGCCGCGGCGGCCAGCGCCCGCACCGTCGCCTCTCGATCGTGGCGCAACGCTTCCGCGAGCGCGCGCACGGCACGCACGTCGCGGCGCTCGGCGAGCCACAGCGCGGCCGACAGCCGCACCTTGAAGGACGGCGACGCGCGAAGCTGCCGCGCGCGCTGCGCGATCCCGTCGGCGCGCGCCGGCGAGGCGACGAACACAACCGCGCCGATCAGCGCGACGACGACGGCCCCTCGCACACGTTCACGGTAACACGCCCGCGCCCTGCCACTCACGCGCTTTCGAGCGTCGACAGCGTGTGGTACATCGGCTCACATGGGCATCGGCCTGAGCCTGGACGCCGCGTGGCAAGTCGCGAGGGTGAGCATCCCGACGGTGATCGAGTCCATCAAGGGCGACGTGTCGCGCGATGTGTGTGACCGTCGCCTGCGCCAGTTCGCCGAGAACATCGTATCGCACGCGCGGATTCGCCTCGACGTGCGCGGCGTCGACCGGGTGCCGACCGACCGGTCGCTCATCTACATGTCCAACCACCAGAGCCACATGGACATTCCGGTGCTGTACGCGACGATGCCGTCGCCGACGGTGCGGATGGTCGCCAAGAAGGAACTGTTCCGCATCCCGATTTTCGGCCAGGCGATGATCGCCGCCGACATGGTGCGCGTTGACCGCAGCAGCCGGCAGGAGGCGATCGCCAGCCTGCGCCGCGCCAGCGCCCTGATCGACAGCGGCGTCAGCCTGTGGATCGCCCCCGAGGGGACTCGCTCGCGCGACGGCAAGATCGGCCCGCTCAA
The Deltaproteobacteria bacterium genome window above contains:
- a CDS encoding acyl-CoA dehydrogenase — encoded protein: MAKAVNQYRADLREIRFRLYEQFHLDELLGQPPFEEWDVEAVDMIIDEVYQFACDKIGPTNRVGDEVGCRLVDGKVITPPGFKEAWDALYEAGYRNVSAPEEHGGAGAPFSVGIATEEFLAGANVAFAMYPGLTVGAAELIAAFGTPEQVGRYVHNMFSGKWAGTMCLTEPHAGSDVGAATTKAIKQPDGTYKIEGTKIFISAGDHDLTENIIHMVLARTEGAPPGTKGLSLFIVPRDKLTGGSNDVTVGGIEHKMGINGSATCVLNFGENGNCVGELVGTEECRGMSQMFRMMNFARIGVGVQGMAVASAAYLAALDYAKERKQGPHVSKWKDPTAPKVPIIQHPDVRRMLIDMKARVEGIRALILKLCAHTDRERLLAGKDDEQAAYHKGQVDLLVPIVKAYSSDQAFRVCETAIQVFGGAGYLRDHPVEQYLRDSKIFSIYEGTNHIQAMDLVGRKLPQRGGAN
- a CDS encoding glucose 1-dehydrogenase is translated as MADNALISLQDKVVVVTGGSRGIGAAIARACAAAGARVVVASRKQEGVDAVAADIRAAGGDALAVAAHTGHADQVDALFARAVDAFGRVDGLVNNAATNPYFGPMLGISEPAWDKTFEVNVKGYFYAARAFVAHARKRGGGGAIVNVASVAGRGAAAAQGVYAMTKAAVISMTQTLAVELGSSGIRVNALAPGLIDTKFASALVHNPAIGGAIAKQTPLGRIGRPEDIAGGAVYLLSDAAAFVTGEVLVIDGGLTVGAIHVGA
- a CDS encoding 1-acyl-sn-glycerol-3-phosphate acyltransferase, with product MGIGLSLDAAWQVARVSIPTVIESIKGDVSRDVCDRRLRQFAENIVSHARIRLDVRGVDRVPTDRSLIYMSNHQSHMDIPVLYATMPSPTVRMVAKKELFRIPIFGQAMIAADMVRVDRSSRQEAIASLRRASALIDSGVSLWIAPEGTRSRDGKIGPLKKGGFHLAIDTGTPIVPVAIVGTRNILPPGSIRTRPGQTVRVTFGAPIPVDGETVDSLMRKVDAFLREHVEGSAARDPGDAV